TACCTCGGCGGGGTGACGGTGCACCCGCGGTGGCGACGCCACGGCATCGGGACGCTCCTCACGACGGCGCGCATGGAGTGGCTCGCCGTGCGGACCGACCGCGTGCACTACCTCGTCAACGCCCGCAACGGGGAGTCCATCGCACTGCACCGGCGGTGGGGGTTCGTCGAGGTGGCGCGGGCGCGGTCGTTCCACGGGGTGACGTTCGCCGGGGGGTCCGGGGTGCTCCTGAGCGTCCGCCCCGGGGCACCGCGTGTTCCTCCGGCGCCCGGGGACGAGGTCAGCGCGGCAGGTTCTCCTCGATCGTCCGGATGATCTCGGCGTCGTCGGGGACGGTGCGCGGCGAGTAGCGGCGGACCTCGCCGCCCGGCAGGACGAGGAACTTCTCGAAGTTCCAGCGGATGCGGCCGTCGTACCCGGTCGCGTCGCGGGTCTTGGTGAGCTCGGCGTAGAGCGGGTGCGCCTTCTTGCCGTTGACCTTCACCTTGGACACCACGGGGAAGCTGACGCCGTACGTGGTGGAGCAGAACTCGGCGATCTTCTCGTCGGTGGACAGCTCCTGCAGGAACTGGTTGGAGGGGAACCCGACGACGGTGAACCCGCGCTCGCCGTACAGCTGCTGCAGCTTCTCCAGGGTCTCGTACTGCGGGGTGAGGCCGCAGCGGGACGCCACGTTGACGATCATGACCACGTCGTCGCGGTGGTCCGCGAGGGTGGCCTTCGTGCCGTCCATGCGGTCGAACTCGATGTCGTAGAAGTCCATGCCCTCATCCTGCGGCATCGTCGCCACCGGTCAAGGGGGTGGCGGCGCGTCGGCGGCGCCACCACAGTGCGCCGCCGACGGCGAGCAGGACGGCGAGGACCCCGAGGAGGCCGGCCCAGCCGAGTCCGGCGACGGCGGTCGAGACCGTGCGCTGCACGGCGGCGGCGGCCTCGACGACGGGGTCGGTCCCGGCGCCGGCGTGCAGCACGCGCAGCTCCCACACCCCGTACCAGGCGACGTACGCGCCGGCGAGCAGCAGGACGGCGCCCCCGACCCGGGCGAGGGCGCCCCCGGCGCGACGGGCGCGGGCCACGGCCGACGACCCGGCGAGCGCGACGGCGACGGCGGCGGTCGCGACGAGCAGTCCCATGCCGACGGCGTACGCGACGAAGAGCACGACGCCCTGGCCGACCGACCCGGCGCGGAACGACGTGACGACGACGGCGAGGAACGGCGCGATGGTGCACCCGAGCGACGCGAGCGCGTACGACGCACCGAACCCGACGACGGACCACGGCCGGTCCGTCAACGGGCGCCCGGACCCGGTGCGGCGCAGCCGCAGGCCGGGCAGCTCGCGCCCGGCGAGCACCCAGGTGCCGGCGGCGGCGAGCAGGACACCGAGCACGACGGTGAACACGGGCAGGTACTGCTGCACGGCCCCGGCGACGGGTGCGACGACGATCCCGAACACGGCGAACACCGCGGTGAAGCCCGCGGTGAGCAGGGCCGCGGACCGCAGGGCGCGACCCACGGCGGTGGCGCGGCCGTCGTCGGGTCGCACCAGCATCGCCAGGTAGGCGGGCAGCAGGGCGAAGCCGCACGGGTTGACCGCGGCGACCACGCCGGCGCCGAGGGCGAGCGCGAGGGCG
This Isoptericola jiangsuensis DNA region includes the following protein-coding sequences:
- a CDS encoding glutathione peroxidase codes for the protein MDFYDIEFDRMDGTKATLADHRDDVVMIVNVASRCGLTPQYETLEKLQQLYGERGFTVVGFPSNQFLQELSTDEKIAEFCSTTYGVSFPVVSKVKVNGKKAHPLYAELTKTRDATGYDGRIRWNFEKFLVLPGGEVRRYSPRTVPDDAEIIRTIEENLPR
- a CDS encoding GNAT family N-acetyltransferase, producing the protein MADLAAVMRLQWAAGLSADAGALRAAVVDDDRLVVVAAVDGEVVGWAKTHRYRVADGAARAGHYLGGVTVHPRWRRHGIGTLLTTARMEWLAVRTDRVHYLVNARNGESIALHRRWGFVEVARARSFHGVTFAGGSGVLLSVRPGAPRVPPAPGDEVSAAGSPRSSG
- a CDS encoding cytochrome c biogenesis CcdA family protein; its protein translation is MPDDGALALALGAGVVAAVNPCGFALLPAYLAMLVRPDDGRATAVGRALRSAALLTAGFTAVFAVFGIVVAPVAGAVQQYLPVFTVVLGVLLAAAGTWVLAGRELPGLRLRRTGSGRPLTDRPWSVVGFGASYALASLGCTIAPFLAVVVTSFRAGSVGQGVVLFVAYAVGMGLLVATAAVAVALAGSSAVARARRAGGALARVGGAVLLLAGAYVAWYGVWELRVLHAGAGTDPVVEAAAAVQRTVSTAVAGLGWAGLLGVLAVLLAVGGALWWRRRRAATPLTGGDDAAG